One segment of Alistipes finegoldii DSM 17242 DNA contains the following:
- a CDS encoding YifB family Mg chelatase-like AAA ATPase, producing the protein MFVRTYAGAIVGIDAAAVTVEVNIAGGGLGMYLVGLPDSAVKESEQRIRAAFENSGERMSGRKVVVSLAPADLRKEGASFDLPIAVGILAAMSRVNAETLAGTMFAGELSLDGTLKPVRGVLPMAVRAREEGLRRLVLPAANAAEAAVVEGVEVIGAGSLKEVIGLLNGEREMTPAVPADGEPFGAEAGRYEEDFADVKGQTHVKRALEIAAAGGHNVLMIGAPGSGKTMLARRMPTILPPLSREEALETTKIHSVAGNMAAGGLLARRPFRAPHHTISQAALIGGGQSPRPGEVSLAHNGVLFLDELPEFGRSVLEVLRQPLEEKRVTVSRAKYSVEYPANFTLVAAMNPCPCGYYNHPAKECVCSPGAVHRYMSRISGPLMDRIDLHVEVTPVPAAELSAAAPGEPSAAVRERVVRAREVQAARFAGTEGVHTNAMMNVAMLREYCRPDAASAALLERAMERLSLSARAYDRILKVARTIADLAGRETIAAADVAEAINYRSLDRGNWGR; encoded by the coding sequence ATGTTTGTCCGGACCTATGCAGGAGCGATCGTGGGGATCGATGCCGCGGCGGTGACCGTCGAGGTCAATATCGCCGGCGGCGGACTGGGAATGTACCTCGTGGGGCTGCCGGACAGCGCCGTGAAGGAGAGCGAGCAGCGCATACGTGCGGCGTTCGAGAACTCCGGGGAGCGGATGTCGGGCCGCAAGGTGGTCGTGAGTCTGGCTCCGGCCGACCTGCGCAAGGAGGGCGCGTCGTTCGACCTGCCGATCGCCGTCGGGATTCTCGCGGCGATGTCGCGGGTGAATGCCGAAACGCTTGCCGGGACGATGTTCGCCGGGGAGCTGTCGCTGGACGGGACGCTGAAACCCGTGCGGGGCGTGCTGCCGATGGCGGTGCGCGCGCGGGAAGAGGGATTGCGGCGGCTGGTGCTGCCGGCGGCGAATGCCGCGGAGGCGGCCGTGGTCGAAGGCGTCGAGGTGATCGGGGCCGGAAGCCTGAAGGAGGTGATCGGACTGCTGAACGGCGAACGGGAGATGACGCCGGCGGTGCCTGCGGACGGGGAGCCGTTCGGGGCGGAGGCGGGCCGTTATGAAGAGGATTTTGCCGATGTGAAGGGCCAGACGCATGTGAAGCGTGCGCTGGAGATAGCCGCCGCGGGCGGTCACAACGTGCTGATGATCGGGGCGCCGGGTTCGGGCAAGACGATGCTGGCCCGCAGGATGCCGACCATCCTGCCGCCGCTGTCGCGCGAAGAGGCGCTGGAGACCACCAAGATACACTCCGTGGCCGGGAATATGGCGGCGGGCGGCCTGCTGGCGCGGCGGCCTTTCAGGGCGCCGCACCATACGATTTCGCAGGCGGCGCTGATCGGCGGGGGACAGTCGCCGCGGCCCGGCGAGGTGTCGCTGGCCCACAACGGGGTGCTGTTTCTCGACGAGCTGCCCGAATTCGGGCGCAGCGTGCTGGAGGTGCTGCGGCAGCCGCTGGAGGAGAAGAGGGTGACCGTCTCGCGGGCGAAATACAGTGTGGAATATCCCGCCAACTTTACGCTGGTGGCGGCGATGAACCCCTGTCCGTGCGGCTATTACAACCATCCGGCGAAGGAGTGCGTATGTTCGCCGGGGGCGGTGCACCGCTATATGAGCCGGATTTCGGGACCGCTGATGGACCGGATCGACCTGCATGTGGAGGTGACGCCCGTGCCGGCGGCCGAACTTTCGGCGGCGGCGCCCGGCGAGCCGAGCGCCGCGGTCCGCGAGCGGGTCGTGCGGGCGCGGGAGGTGCAGGCGGCGCGTTTCGCGGGGACGGAGGGCGTGCATACCAACGCCATGATGAACGTGGCGATGCTGCGCGAATACTGTCGGCCGGACGCCGCTTCGGCGGCGCTGCTGGAGCGGGCCATGGAGCGGCTGTCGCTCTCGGCGCGGGCTTACGACCGCATTCTGAAAGTGGCCCGCACGATCGCCGATCTGGCGGGGCGCGAAACCATAGCGGCGGCCGATGTGGCCGAAGCGATCAACTACCGCTCGCTGGACCGGGGAAACTGGGGGCGGTAA
- the dnaB gene encoding replicative DNA helicase, with protein sequence MAKDYNPSQRNREAFEALTDTAGNVPPQAVELEEAVLGALMLEKDSIIAVQEYVTPDAFYTEEHRTIYRAIEELSMELKPIDLYTVTERLKAKKELKKVGGASYLAQLTQKVGSAANVEFHAKIIAQKYVQRELIRSATEIQKRSYDESTDVTELIGYAEGEIFKVAEGHVKRSVQASKDILARALMQIEEASKNTSAFNGVPSGFMAIDRVTLGWQLSDLIIIAARPSMGKTAFVLSMARNMAVDHEQGVAFFSLEMSAVQLMMRLIIAETGLSGNDVKSGRLTPEQWRHLESATKPLGSAPLYIDDTPALSVFEFRSKARRLKIHHDIKIIIIDYLQLMTGNQDSKGNREQEVAFISRTLKAIAKELNVPMIALSQLSRATEMRGGSKRPQLSDLRESGAIEQDADIVAFIHRPEYYGINQDENGMPTAGMAEIILAKHRNGAVCDVNLRFLKEQARFADVDDTMLPPSQAADSQQAYDDYASGSNAVPGAGIGGGLGAGIGGGEFDPNPPALNDEAPF encoded by the coding sequence ATGGCTAAAGATTATAACCCCTCCCAGCGCAACAGGGAGGCATTCGAGGCGCTGACCGACACCGCCGGCAACGTGCCCCCGCAGGCGGTCGAACTGGAGGAAGCCGTGCTCGGCGCGCTGATGCTGGAAAAGGACAGCATTATCGCCGTGCAGGAGTACGTCACGCCCGACGCTTTTTACACCGAGGAGCACCGCACGATCTACCGCGCCATCGAGGAGCTTTCGATGGAGCTCAAACCGATCGACCTCTATACCGTCACCGAGCGGCTCAAGGCCAAGAAGGAGCTGAAGAAGGTGGGCGGCGCGTCGTATCTGGCGCAGCTGACGCAGAAGGTCGGCTCGGCCGCAAACGTCGAATTTCACGCCAAGATCATCGCCCAGAAGTACGTGCAGCGCGAGCTGATCCGCTCGGCGACCGAGATTCAGAAGCGGTCGTACGACGAATCGACCGACGTGACGGAGCTGATCGGATATGCCGAGGGCGAGATATTCAAGGTGGCCGAAGGACACGTCAAGCGGTCGGTGCAGGCGTCGAAGGATATTCTGGCCCGCGCGCTGATGCAGATCGAGGAGGCGTCGAAGAATACGAGCGCCTTCAACGGCGTGCCGTCGGGCTTTATGGCCATCGACCGCGTGACGCTGGGCTGGCAGCTCTCGGACCTGATCATCATCGCAGCACGCCCTTCGATGGGCAAGACGGCGTTCGTGCTCTCGATGGCCCGCAACATGGCGGTCGATCACGAGCAGGGCGTGGCGTTCTTCTCGCTCGAAATGTCCGCCGTACAGCTGATGATGCGTTTGATTATCGCTGAGACGGGACTGAGCGGAAACGACGTCAAGTCGGGCCGTCTGACGCCCGAACAGTGGCGGCATCTGGAATCGGCGACCAAGCCGCTGGGCAGTGCGCCGCTCTATATCGACGACACGCCGGCGCTTTCGGTCTTCGAATTCCGCTCGAAGGCCCGCCGTCTGAAGATACATCACGACATCAAGATCATCATCATCGACTACCTGCAGCTGATGACCGGCAATCAGGATTCGAAAGGAAACCGCGAGCAGGAGGTGGCCTTTATTTCGCGTACGCTCAAGGCGATCGCCAAGGAGCTGAACGTGCCGATGATCGCGCTGTCGCAGCTGAGCCGCGCCACCGAAATGCGCGGCGGCTCGAAGCGTCCCCAGCTCTCGGACCTCCGCGAGTCGGGCGCCATCGAGCAGGACGCCGACATCGTGGCCTTCATCCACCGTCCGGAGTATTACGGCATCAATCAGGACGAGAACGGCATGCCGACGGCGGGTATGGCCGAGATCATCCTCGCCAAGCACCGTAACGGCGCCGTGTGCGACGTCAACCTGCGCTTCCTCAAGGAGCAGGCGCGTTTCGCCGACGTGGATGACACGATGCTGCCGCCGTCGCAGGCGGCTGACAGCCAGCAGGCCTACGACGACTATGCCAGCGGTTCGAACGCCGTGCCGGGAGCCGGAATCGGCGGCGGACTGGGCGCGGGAATCGGCGGCGGGGAGTTCGACCCCAATCCGCCCGCGCTGAACGACGAGGCGCCGTTTTAG